The Deinococcus humi genome has a segment encoding these proteins:
- a CDS encoding S1C family serine protease: protein MRVSPWLPVLLILALGAYLLPNWQPKFELVPQQPQPQISAKLPNTLPEATQALFKKVRPATVRVESLDPRTREAGIGTGFFISETGQVLTAYHVVSLGTLFQVSTLDGKSYRAKVTAFDARADVALLEVQGRGPFPFLPLAARAPRVGETVLAVGNSGGDFLQPRRGKLLRLGAAAARADFPQGTLEMNAPLAPGDSGGPIIDGLGKAIGVVSYISVDSSGITRRSYAVPVVDGDNLITALRTGEKRDTPVLGIELDSFHSGLIEPAGGVIARVVRGSPADRAGLLGGEYDANSNLTKLGDVITTVGGRRTRDANEVITALRSGEVGDTVTIGYLRGKQPRETRITLVARASLPNLPGE, encoded by the coding sequence GTGCGCGTATCGCCCTGGCTTCCTGTTCTGCTGATCCTGGCGTTGGGGGCCTACCTGTTGCCCAACTGGCAGCCCAAATTTGAGCTGGTTCCCCAGCAGCCTCAGCCGCAGATCTCCGCCAAGCTGCCGAATACGCTGCCCGAGGCCACCCAGGCCCTGTTCAAGAAGGTTCGCCCCGCCACCGTGCGCGTGGAGAGCCTGGACCCCCGCACGCGCGAGGCGGGCATCGGCACCGGCTTTTTCATCAGCGAGACCGGGCAGGTGCTGACCGCCTACCATGTCGTTAGCCTGGGCACGCTGTTTCAGGTCAGCACGCTGGACGGAAAATCGTACCGGGCGAAGGTGACCGCCTTCGACGCGCGGGCCGACGTAGCGCTATTGGAAGTGCAGGGCCGCGGCCCCTTTCCCTTCCTGCCGCTGGCTGCCCGTGCGCCGCGCGTGGGCGAGACCGTGCTTGCGGTGGGCAACAGCGGCGGCGATTTCCTGCAACCCCGGCGAGGCAAGTTACTGCGGCTGGGCGCAGCGGCCGCGCGGGCCGACTTCCCGCAGGGGACGCTGGAAATGAACGCGCCCCTGGCCCCCGGCGACAGCGGCGGTCCGATCATCGATGGGCTGGGCAAGGCTATTGGCGTGGTCAGCTACATCAGCGTGGACAGCAGCGGCATCACCCGGCGCAGTTACGCCGTGCCGGTGGTGGACGGCGACAACCTGATCACGGCGCTGCGGACAGGAGAGAAGCGCGACACCCCGGTCCTGGGCATTGAGCTGGACAGCTTTCACAGCGGCCTGATCGAACCGGCGGGCGGCGTGATCGCCCGGGTGGTGCGGGGCAGCCCGGCGGACCGCGCGGGATTGCTGGGCGGCGAGTACGACGCCAACAGCAACCTCACGAAGCTGGGCGACGTGATCACGACCGTGGGTGGTCGGCGCACCCGCGACGCCAACGAGGTCATCACCGCCCTGAGAAGTGGCGAGGTCGGTGACACGGTGACCATCGGCTATCTGCGCGGCAAGCAGCCCCGCGAGACCCGCATCACCCTGGTGGCCAGGGCCAGCCTCCCCAACCTGCCGGGCGAGTAG
- a CDS encoding aldose 1-epimerase: protein MNRPESRHTEKISSDAMTLEVLPELGASILNLRAASGRPVLRDVALADVQTSSQCASFVLLPFSNRIRDARFTFGGQEVQLRANTRDGLAQHGDVRNRPWTVRRASDSHLICTFDSRDFDDMNWPWAFTALMEYRLHGPHLDTTVTLTNVDTRDMPAGMGLHPYFERLQDGIDPTLTFDAPLTYDTDERSLTLGGAREVRPGEDYRAPAHIGGREIDRTFTAWDGIARLDWSETGHPERAVVQTADNVYSHLVVFTAPDGNLALEPVSHATDAFNLAARGVGGVDMRVLSPGQNLAGTVRITLEGKW from the coding sequence ATGAACAGGCCTGAAAGTCGCCACACCGAGAAGATTTCCAGTGACGCCATGACCCTGGAGGTTCTTCCCGAACTGGGGGCCAGCATCCTGAACCTGCGGGCCGCTTCGGGCCGCCCGGTATTGCGGGACGTGGCCTTGGCGGACGTTCAGACCAGCAGTCAATGTGCCAGTTTTGTCCTGCTGCCCTTTTCCAACCGTATCCGGGACGCGCGTTTCACGTTCGGGGGTCAGGAAGTGCAACTTCGGGCCAACACCAGAGATGGACTGGCCCAGCATGGCGATGTTCGCAATCGCCCCTGGACGGTCAGGCGCGCCTCAGACAGCCACCTGATCTGCACCTTCGACAGCCGCGACTTTGACGACATGAACTGGCCCTGGGCCTTCACGGCGCTCATGGAATACCGCCTCCATGGGCCGCATCTGGACACCACCGTCACGCTCACCAACGTCGACACCCGCGATATGCCTGCCGGGATGGGCCTGCACCCCTACTTCGAGCGGCTGCAGGACGGCATCGATCCGACCCTGACCTTTGACGCCCCCCTGACCTATGACACCGACGAGCGAAGCCTCACGCTGGGCGGCGCACGCGAGGTCCGGCCCGGGGAGGATTACCGCGCGCCAGCGCACATCGGCGGGCGTGAGATTGACCGGACCTTCACAGCCTGGGACGGTATCGCACGGCTGGATTGGTCTGAGACGGGGCACCCCGAACGGGCCGTGGTCCAGACCGCCGACAACGTCTACTCACATCTGGTGGTGTTCACCGCGCCGGACGGCAATCTGGCGCTGGAACCCGTCTCACACGCCACCGACGCTTTTAACCTGGCTGCAAGGGGCGTGGGCGGGGTGGACATGCGGGTGCTGTCACCGGGGCAGAATCTGGCGGGAACGGTGCGGATCACGCTGGAGGGCAAGTGGTAG
- the rlmB gene encoding 23S rRNA (guanosine(2251)-2'-O)-methyltransferase RlmB, with protein sequence MLLYGRNPVLEALRDGRVGEILVARGVEESFVAELKAALGDSGVRLRFAPRIELDQLAGTTAHQGVMAEVEDLAWATVDDILDRAEAKDEDLLIVLLDGITDPRNFGAIIRSAEVLGAHGVVVEERRSAPLSPVVAKTAAGATSYLPVAQTKNLPRLIDALKEDRVWVYGAAGESAQDVTRTDFSGRVALVIGAEGEGLRRLVREKCDVLVAIPTRGQVDSLNASVAAGILIHEVMRGRGKA encoded by the coding sequence ATGTTGCTGTATGGAAGGAATCCGGTTCTCGAAGCCCTGCGAGATGGGCGGGTGGGTGAGATCCTGGTGGCGCGCGGCGTCGAGGAAAGTTTCGTGGCAGAGCTGAAAGCTGCGCTGGGGGACAGCGGCGTGCGTTTGCGCTTTGCCCCGCGCATTGAGCTGGACCAGCTGGCCGGGACCACCGCGCACCAGGGTGTGATGGCCGAGGTGGAGGATCTGGCCTGGGCCACGGTGGACGACATCCTGGACCGCGCCGAGGCCAAGGATGAGGATCTGCTGATCGTGCTGTTGGACGGCATTACCGATCCGCGCAATTTCGGGGCGATCATCCGCAGCGCTGAGGTGCTGGGGGCACACGGCGTGGTGGTGGAGGAACGTCGCAGCGCCCCGCTGTCCCCGGTGGTGGCAAAAACGGCGGCGGGGGCCACCAGTTACCTGCCGGTGGCGCAGACCAAGAACCTGCCCCGGCTGATCGACGCCCTGAAGGAAGACCGGGTGTGGGTCTACGGCGCGGCAGGCGAGTCCGCTCAGGACGTGACCCGGACCGATTTCAGCGGACGCGTGGCCCTGGTGATCGGCGCGGAGGGTGAGGGCCTGCGCCGACTGGTGCGCGAGAAATGCGACGTGCTGGTGGCCATTCCCACGCGTGGGCAGGTGGACAGCCTGAACGCCTCGGTAGCGGCTGGCATCCTGATCCACGAGGTGATGCGCGGGCGCGGCAAGGCATGA
- a CDS encoding nuclear transport factor 2 family protein, whose amino-acid sequence MTTTEEFMSALQNAEASKDPSGLVALHAGDVTLSNLTTKTWQGMEGAQAFWESYLSDFQEIRSEFTHHHESDGQGVMEWNARGKLKNGDDIEYRGVSIIEIKDGKVGAFRTYYDSAAFVSPAQE is encoded by the coding sequence ATGACCACCACCGAAGAGTTCATGAGCGCGCTGCAAAACGCCGAAGCCAGCAAGGACCCGTCCGGGCTGGTGGCCCTGCACGCCGGGGACGTGACCCTCAGCAACCTGACCACGAAGACCTGGCAGGGAATGGAAGGCGCGCAGGCCTTCTGGGAGTCGTACCTGAGCGACTTCCAGGAGATTCGCAGCGAATTTACGCACCACCACGAAAGTGACGGTCAGGGCGTGATGGAGTGGAACGCGCGCGGCAAGCTCAAGAACGGTGACGACATCGAGTACCGGGGCGTCAGCATCATCGAGATCAAGGACGGCAAGGTGGGCGCTTTCCGCACCTATTACGACAGCGCCGCCTTCGTGAGTCCAGCGCAGGAATAA
- a CDS encoding sensor domain-containing protein — protein sequence MTPSLSKSKRAAPDHLAGKRTVRTSTPHTSTVPAPAGQPSAALYTALSDLLRAHAPEAALLARVGGAVLRLEGDTLEQCGPELEPPEEWLEGGEMTWLSRDGELLGLLWSDAGPVSSTAVEVLTMLLAASRPDGAGREAEVLVTQLPVATAWLTPELVFRRVSRPFLELLDLNDAGVLGRTVAEVLPGHPALLLALEGAVAGRSVRLPDERLAGADQITGLPRWIRGEARPYLGGWGAGVMVTLQDVSGEYERAARVSALLDTRTPAALLTEDGTVLHASPGLSELAPHLPGQPLPVITGAPLWAWSGFEGAPSAAVRNLVRLAAGGSVAQADVKLATGELLTLTVRRSSESGLLVAESVGASVGAAAPLGLISQMLALSEDAAVLVDAAGRAQLINDRAAALLGVEAARLVGLGLMRVLGELGVKVFSPDGQPLPLPDWRTLPSPVPSRREVLLALPGHSLRHMELRMTPVGPEGSHRESGHRGSAPTGGLLLTLRDVTVLRRAEAKMHHDARHDSLTGLRNRVGLREDLAALETGQGAAGALVCLNIDGFSALNTALGRVACDRLLIGLAARLNDLMAGLGQGQGSAARLEGGTFAALLPGLDIHEALEAVQRSLSVPLRCGPRETLLTFALGVAPLDGGTEDTISNAEIAVRHARQQGRSGLGFYTPALRAGVRNSYALEEDLRGALTAHEFTLLYQPVLDLRTGRPLGAESLLRWQHPELGLLLPQSFLEVAGRSDLITRIGEWVVEEALASRARVRAECGAALPGWQVSVNLSLEELRRSEGLRRLLPLLSAQGAPDIEVTAGSLLDNSEETLGLLEQLRSHGARLSVDDFGDAVGSNLSALTRFPLTAIKLHPTLTSRLPGDPRVVTLVEATIDLAHRLGLKVVAVGVERSEQLDILRELGCDAAQGYVVCPPLPEAALLAWLSER from the coding sequence GTGACCCCTTCCCTGTCCAAATCCAAGCGTGCCGCCCCGGACCATCTGGCCGGGAAGCGCACCGTTCGCACGTCCACCCCCCACACCAGCACCGTTCCGGCGCCTGCCGGTCAACCCAGCGCGGCGCTGTACACGGCGCTGAGCGATCTGCTGCGTGCCCACGCGCCGGAAGCGGCGTTGCTGGCGCGGGTGGGAGGAGCGGTGCTGCGGTTGGAGGGAGATACCCTTGAACAGTGCGGACCGGAGCTGGAGCCGCCCGAGGAATGGCTGGAGGGCGGCGAGATGACCTGGCTCTCACGCGACGGCGAGTTGCTGGGGCTGCTGTGGAGCGACGCGGGACCGGTGTCGTCCACGGCGGTAGAGGTGCTGACCATGCTGCTGGCGGCCTCGCGCCCGGACGGGGCAGGACGAGAAGCCGAGGTGCTGGTCACGCAGTTGCCGGTGGCCACGGCCTGGCTGACCCCTGAGCTGGTGTTCCGGCGGGTCAGCCGTCCATTTCTGGAACTGCTGGACCTGAATGACGCCGGGGTGCTGGGGCGCACGGTGGCAGAGGTGCTGCCCGGACATCCCGCGTTGCTGCTGGCGCTGGAGGGTGCTGTGGCGGGCCGGTCGGTAAGGCTGCCCGACGAGCGGCTGGCCGGGGCCGATCAAATCACGGGCCTTCCGCGCTGGATCCGCGGCGAGGCGCGGCCTTACCTGGGCGGCTGGGGCGCAGGCGTGATGGTGACCCTGCAGGACGTGAGCGGCGAGTACGAGCGGGCCGCGCGGGTCTCGGCGCTGTTGGACACCCGTACGCCCGCCGCGCTGCTGACCGAGGACGGCACCGTGCTGCATGCCAGTCCCGGCCTGAGCGAACTGGCCCCCCACCTGCCCGGACAGCCGCTCCCGGTGATCACGGGCGCGCCGCTGTGGGCCTGGTCTGGCTTTGAGGGCGCCCCCTCGGCAGCGGTCCGCAATCTGGTGCGGCTGGCTGCGGGGGGCAGTGTGGCGCAGGCTGACGTCAAACTGGCGACCGGCGAACTGCTGACCCTCACTGTGCGCCGCTCGTCGGAGAGCGGGCTCCTGGTGGCCGAGAGTGTGGGCGCGTCGGTGGGCGCCGCGGCCCCACTGGGACTGATCTCGCAGATGCTGGCCCTCTCCGAGGATGCCGCTGTGCTGGTGGACGCCGCTGGCCGGGCGCAACTGATCAATGACCGCGCCGCCGCATTGCTGGGCGTCGAGGCCGCACGCCTGGTGGGCCTGGGGCTGATGCGTGTGCTGGGCGAACTGGGGGTCAAGGTTTTCTCGCCGGACGGGCAACCGCTACCCCTGCCCGACTGGCGCACCCTGCCGTCACCGGTGCCGTCGCGCCGCGAGGTCCTGCTGGCCCTGCCCGGCCACTCACTGCGTCACATGGAACTGCGCATGACGCCTGTTGGGCCAGAGGGGAGTCACAGGGAATCGGGGCACCGGGGCAGCGCGCCGACGGGCGGTCTGCTGCTGACGCTGCGCGACGTGACTGTGCTGCGCCGCGCCGAGGCCAAGATGCACCACGACGCCCGCCACGACTCATTGACCGGACTGCGCAACCGCGTGGGCCTGCGCGAGGATCTGGCGGCGCTGGAGACCGGGCAGGGGGCAGCCGGCGCCCTGGTCTGCTTGAACATCGACGGCTTCAGTGCCCTGAACACGGCGCTGGGTCGGGTGGCCTGTGACCGCCTGCTGATTGGTCTGGCCGCCCGCCTGAACGATCTGATGGCCGGACTGGGGCAGGGGCAGGGCAGCGCGGCCCGGCTGGAAGGGGGCACCTTCGCCGCGTTGCTGCCGGGACTGGACATCCACGAGGCGCTGGAAGCCGTGCAGCGCTCGCTGAGCGTTCCGCTGCGCTGCGGCCCGCGCGAGACGCTGTTGACCTTCGCGTTGGGGGTGGCCCCGCTGGACGGCGGGACCGAGGACACCATCTCGAACGCCGAGATCGCCGTGCGCCACGCCCGGCAGCAGGGCCGGAGCGGCCTCGGCTTCTATACGCCGGCCCTGCGCGCCGGGGTCCGCAACTCCTACGCGCTGGAAGAGGACCTGCGCGGCGCACTCACGGCCCACGAATTCACGTTGCTGTACCAGCCGGTCCTGGACCTGAGAACGGGCCGGCCGCTGGGCGCGGAGTCGCTGTTGCGCTGGCAGCACCCCGAACTCGGTCTGCTGCTGCCCCAGAGCTTTCTGGAGGTGGCGGGCCGCAGCGACCTGATCACCCGCATCGGCGAGTGGGTGGTCGAGGAAGCCCTGGCCAGTCGTGCGCGCGTGCGCGCCGAATGTGGGGCCGCGCTGCCGGGGTGGCAGGTCAGCGTCAACCTGAGTCTGGAGGAGCTGCGCCGCAGCGAGGGCCTGCGCCGCCTGCTGCCGCTGCTGAGCGCCCAGGGTGCCCCGGATATCGAGGTCACGGCAGGGAGCCTGCTGGACAACAGCGAGGAAACGCTGGGCCTGCTGGAGCAGCTCCGCAGCCACGGCGCGCGCCTGAGCGTGGACGATTTCGGCGACGCTGTGGGCAGCAACCTGAGCGCCCTGACCCGCTTTCCCCTGACGGCCATCAAGCTGCACCCCACCCTGACCTCCCGTCTGCCCGGTGACCCGCGTGTGGTCACGCTGGTGGAGGCCACCATTGATCTGGCGCACCGCCTGGGGCTGAAAGTGGTGGCGGTGGGCGTGGAGCGCAGCGAGCAGCTGGACATCCTGCGAGAACTGGGCTGCGACGCTGCGCAGGGCTATGTGGTCTGCCCACCGCTGCCCGAGGCGGCCCTGCTGGCGTGGCTCTCGGAGCGTTGA
- a CDS encoding DUF3197 domain-containing protein → MQIADPLGVPGAPHETLNAVMATLEQHSSGAAAGRLILVTDRQGDRDRAGYAAVLVVGPMVTVAAQAFGPRFGPAGMEALEQLVRWAQAHDWPVRETVMNVSDFTRVIDEPETAEIKRLLAASNPSDPGIYLVWPAAWKEAAWQN, encoded by the coding sequence ATGCAGATTGCCGACCCGCTGGGCGTGCCCGGAGCGCCGCACGAGACCCTGAATGCCGTCATGGCCACTCTGGAACAGCACAGTTCGGGGGCCGCGGCGGGCCGTTTGATCCTGGTGACCGACCGGCAGGGAGACCGCGACCGTGCGGGCTACGCGGCAGTGCTGGTCGTGGGGCCGATGGTGACGGTGGCGGCCCAGGCGTTTGGGCCGCGTTTCGGGCCAGCGGGCATGGAGGCGCTGGAGCAACTGGTGCGCTGGGCGCAGGCCCACGATTGGCCGGTGCGCGAGACAGTCATGAACGTCTCCGATTTCACGCGGGTGATCGATGAGCCGGAAACCGCTGAGATCAAACGGTTGCTGGCGGCCAGCAACCCCAGCGACCCGGGCATCTACCTTGTGTGGCCCGCCGCCTGGAAAGAGGCTGCCTGGCAGAATTGA
- a CDS encoding ABC transporter substrate-binding protein yields the protein MSTNKRTVRMLGLSTLLLLAGAATPAQAQTAGGVLRAGMQADPVGLDPHVTQATSTRNQLENVYDTLVAFDPSGKIVPSLATKWTTSKDGLTWTFTLRSDVKFHNGRAFEASDVVYSINRIKAPATKSPRSGDFELVKSVAAPNKTTAVITLSKPFSPLLSKLAFSLNVIVPKEAAATLNTKPVGTGPFSFVEYVPQTRMVLKKNPNFWGKDAKGNRLPYLDGITYSYLPDPTARVTALRTGNVDWIEYVPSTSIQTLKADPNVNVLGGPAANYRALFFNVAQKPLDNPKVRRAIAYALNNQEIVDVALLGVGGLPSPGTVFPDGNYYAAPDASYGKPNLDKARALLKEAGYPNGFTLDLKVTSTYDFLRVPAEIIQAQLAPLGIKVNINALEWSVYLPDILAKKYTATILGESGQGDPDDYLYTPFASDSGGNLTNFKDATIDKWLDQGRQVADPAARKKLYVDVQKRLVDLSPMVFLYSSTQYEAARKAVQGYAHFPNTSYIGLRTAWLKR from the coding sequence ATGTCCACGAACAAGCGCACCGTCCGTATGCTCGGTCTCAGCACGCTGCTCCTGCTCGCTGGCGCGGCCACCCCGGCCCAGGCCCAGACCGCCGGGGGGGTCCTGCGCGCGGGGATGCAGGCCGATCCCGTGGGCCTCGATCCGCACGTCACCCAGGCGACCTCCACGCGCAACCAGCTGGAGAACGTCTACGACACCCTGGTGGCCTTCGATCCCAGCGGCAAGATCGTGCCTTCGCTGGCCACCAAGTGGACCACCAGCAAGGACGGGCTGACCTGGACCTTCACCCTGCGCAGCGACGTGAAATTCCACAACGGACGCGCCTTCGAGGCCAGCGACGTGGTGTACTCGATCAACCGTATCAAAGCTCCGGCGACCAAGTCCCCTCGCAGCGGGGATTTCGAACTGGTCAAGAGCGTGGCCGCACCGAACAAGACCACCGCCGTCATCACGCTGAGCAAGCCCTTCTCGCCACTGCTGAGCAAACTGGCCTTCTCACTAAACGTGATCGTGCCCAAGGAAGCGGCGGCCACGCTGAACACCAAACCTGTCGGCACCGGCCCCTTCTCGTTCGTGGAGTATGTGCCGCAGACCCGCATGGTGCTCAAGAAGAACCCCAACTTCTGGGGCAAGGACGCCAAGGGGAACAGGCTGCCGTACCTCGACGGCATCACCTACTCGTACCTGCCGGACCCCACGGCGCGCGTGACTGCGCTGCGCACAGGCAATGTGGACTGGATCGAGTACGTGCCGTCCACCTCGATCCAGACCCTCAAGGCAGATCCCAACGTGAACGTCCTGGGTGGCCCGGCCGCCAACTACCGCGCGCTGTTCTTCAATGTGGCGCAAAAACCACTGGACAATCCCAAGGTGCGCCGCGCCATCGCCTACGCCCTCAACAACCAGGAAATCGTGGATGTGGCGCTGCTGGGCGTGGGCGGACTGCCCTCACCCGGCACGGTGTTCCCGGACGGCAACTACTACGCCGCGCCGGATGCCAGCTACGGCAAGCCCAATCTCGACAAGGCTCGCGCCCTGCTGAAGGAGGCGGGCTACCCGAACGGCTTCACCCTGGACCTCAAGGTGACCAGCACCTACGACTTCCTGCGCGTCCCCGCCGAGATCATTCAGGCCCAGCTCGCGCCGCTGGGCATCAAGGTCAACATCAACGCCCTGGAATGGAGCGTGTACCTGCCCGATATCCTGGCCAAGAAATACACCGCTACCATCCTGGGCGAGAGCGGTCAGGGCGACCCGGACGACTACCTGTACACGCCGTTCGCCTCCGATTCGGGCGGCAACCTGACCAATTTCAAGGACGCCACCATTGATAAATGGCTGGACCAGGGTCGGCAGGTGGCCGATCCGGCGGCCCGCAAGAAGCTGTATGTGGACGTGCAGAAGCGTCTGGTGGACCTTTCGCCGATGGTATTCCTGTACTCCAGCACCCAGTACGAGGCAGCGCGTAAGGCCGTCCAGGGCTACGCGCACTTTCCGAACACCAGTTACATCGGGTTGCGTACGGCCTGGCTCAAACGCTGA
- a CDS encoding ABC transporter permease codes for MSATSDPAMALPRSPTRRAATLFFRTPSGVVGLALVLLVVICALFAAQISPYDPVQYLPADRMQGPSARHWLGTDLYGRDLLSRVIYGSRISLSVSVLSVAFALIVGGLLGALAGFYLKWVDTLIMRLTDILLAFPAILLAIALLAFLGGGFWNLTLAIAVAFTAPFARVVRAAVLRSREAMFVEASTALGASDTRLLWRHVLPNSLGPVMVEVTLRLAYAILGEAALSFLGLGTQPPAPAWGQMIADGRPFLETNAWISVAPGLAIMVTVLGFNLLGDALRDALDPRLGR; via the coding sequence GTGAGCGCCACCTCAGACCCCGCCATGGCCCTGCCGCGTTCACCGACACGCCGCGCCGCCACACTGTTTTTCCGCACGCCCAGCGGCGTGGTGGGGCTGGCCTTGGTTCTCTTGGTGGTGATCTGCGCCCTCTTTGCCGCCCAGATCTCGCCGTATGACCCGGTGCAGTACCTGCCCGCCGATCGCATGCAGGGGCCGTCGGCGCGGCACTGGCTGGGCACCGACCTGTACGGGCGCGATCTGCTGTCGCGGGTGATCTACGGCAGCCGCATCAGCCTGTCGGTGAGTGTCCTGAGCGTGGCCTTCGCGCTGATCGTCGGCGGGCTGCTGGGCGCGCTGGCGGGGTTCTACCTGAAATGGGTGGACACCCTGATCATGCGCCTGACCGACATTCTGCTGGCCTTCCCGGCCATTCTGCTGGCCATCGCCCTGCTGGCCTTCCTGGGCGGCGGCTTCTGGAACCTGACGCTGGCGATCGCGGTGGCCTTCACCGCCCCCTTTGCGCGGGTGGTGCGGGCTGCCGTGTTGCGCAGCCGCGAGGCCATGTTCGTGGAGGCCAGCACCGCGCTGGGCGCGTCCGACACCCGTCTGCTGTGGCGGCACGTGCTGCCCAATTCGCTGGGGCCGGTGATGGTGGAGGTCACGCTGCGGCTGGCCTACGCCATCCTCGGCGAGGCGGCCCTGAGTTTCCTGGGCCTGGGCACCCAGCCGCCCGCCCCCGCCTGGGGTCAGATGATCGCCGACGGGCGCCCATTTCTGGAAACCAATGCGTGGATCTCGGTGGCGCCGGGACTGGCCATCATGGTCACAGTGCTGGGCTTCAATCTTCTCGGTGACGCCCTGCGTGACGCCCTCGACCCCCGGCTGGGCCGTTAG
- a CDS encoding ABC transporter permease has translation MTGGWLVRRVLLALLAAFGVGVLVFTLLRLIPGDVVTQLIGLEGNVSAAQQAEMRRLFGLDQPIWAQFLSWFGALLRGDFGISLRTDRPVFTDLLLRFPVTLELSALALLFALLVGLPLGILAALRRGKAADLISSSFVLVGLAAPEFWLAILLILLFSLKLGWFPPNGYVSPGESLTGNLRSLFLPALALSFGLAAATTRIVRASLLDVLSQDYIRTARAKGLGSGSVVVRHALRNALIPVVTVIGLQVGNLLGGAVIIEQLFGLPGIGRFALEGINLRDYPVVQGAVLWIAVSYVLVNVVVDVLYGVIDSRVRYS, from the coding sequence TTGACCGGAGGCTGGCTGGTCCGGCGCGTGCTGCTGGCGCTGCTGGCCGCGTTCGGAGTGGGCGTCCTAGTCTTCACCTTGCTGCGCCTGATCCCCGGTGACGTGGTCACGCAGTTGATTGGCCTGGAGGGCAACGTCAGCGCCGCGCAGCAGGCCGAGATGCGCCGCCTGTTTGGGCTCGATCAACCGATCTGGGCCCAGTTCCTGAGCTGGTTTGGGGCGCTGCTGCGCGGCGACTTCGGCATCAGCCTCCGCACAGACCGGCCCGTCTTCACCGATCTGCTGCTGCGGTTTCCGGTCACGCTGGAACTCTCTGCCCTCGCCCTGCTGTTCGCCCTGCTGGTGGGCCTGCCGCTGGGCATTCTGGCCGCACTCCGGCGGGGGAAGGCCGCCGACCTGATCTCCAGCTCCTTCGTCCTCGTCGGCCTGGCCGCGCCGGAGTTCTGGCTGGCGATCCTGCTGATCCTGCTGTTCAGCCTCAAGCTCGGCTGGTTTCCGCCCAACGGTTACGTCTCGCCCGGCGAGTCGCTGACCGGCAATCTCAGGAGCCTGTTTCTGCCCGCCCTGGCCCTGAGTTTCGGGCTGGCCGCCGCCACCACCCGGATCGTGCGGGCCAGCCTGCTGGACGTGCTGTCGCAGGACTACATTCGCACCGCGCGCGCCAAGGGACTAGGCAGTGGCTCGGTGGTGGTCCGCCACGCCCTGCGCAACGCCCTGATTCCGGTGGTCACAGTGATCGGCCTGCAGGTGGGCAACCTGCTGGGCGGGGCCGTGATCATCGAGCAACTGTTTGGTCTGCCCGGCATCGGGCGCTTCGCACTGGAGGGCATCAACCTGCGCGACTACCCGGTGGTGCAGGGCGCGGTGCTGTGGATCGCGGTGAGCTACGTGCTGGTCAACGTGGTGGTGGACGTGCTGTACGGCGTGATCGACAGCCGGGTGCGCTACTCGTGA
- a CDS encoding cupin domain-containing protein produces the protein MERLTLSESVNVGEFTTLPARVGTLSFPAGTVLPPGSHEQDEISFIHSGVLRAVSGGQSYTLRGGDVTLIPAGEIHEAEILEDVTLSYVLLEKP, from the coding sequence ATGGAACGGCTCACCCTGAGCGAGAGCGTCAACGTCGGAGAGTTCACGACCCTTCCCGCCCGCGTCGGCACGCTGAGTTTCCCTGCCGGAACGGTGCTGCCACCGGGCAGTCATGAGCAGGACGAGATCTCATTCATTCACAGTGGCGTGCTGCGCGCGGTCAGCGGGGGGCAGAGCTACACGCTTCGCGGCGGCGACGTGACCCTGATTCCGGCAGGGGAGATTCACGAGGCCGAGATTCTGGAGGACGTGACCCTCAGTTACGTGCTGCTGGAGAAGCCTTGA